The following proteins are encoded in a genomic region of Terriglobia bacterium:
- the hemG gene encoding protoporphyrinogen oxidase has product MKRIAIIGGGTSGLSAAITLERARAGGAELDYAIFEEAPRLGGVLVTERIDDCLVEAGPDSFLTEKSWGSDFVRALGLGDQLIGSNDPDRITYILVKGRLVPIPDGLMFMVPTRIAPILSTPLFSWRAKLRFAREYFQEPHSGGPPLSHPGLAGQGGEVPDETVAEMVERHFGPEMVERLADPLLAGVYGGSAADLSAAAVLPRFVEMEQRYGSLSRGMLQARKQREKVASTGQGSARAAPRPLFTSLKGGMQQLVDAIVPQLAPGAARIGNRVVAVGRSRGKWMVAPEQGSPEEFDAVIMALPANAAGRLLQKISEPLSEELQRIPYSSSIVVVCGYDKRDLASVPPGFGFLVPRSERRRILACTFVHVKFPHRAPPDRGLVRCFIGGWGNESVLNLPDGEILAAVRKDLREIVGMTAIPRFARVYRWRGAMAQYVRGHLARVRRIEELRATIPGLQLAGNAYRGIGVPDCIASGQAAAKHLLTNS; this is encoded by the coding sequence ATGAAGCGCATTGCCATCATCGGCGGCGGGACCAGCGGCCTCAGCGCCGCCATCACCCTGGAGCGCGCCCGCGCTGGCGGCGCCGAACTCGACTACGCCATTTTCGAGGAAGCGCCGCGCCTCGGTGGCGTGCTCGTCACCGAGCGCATTGACGACTGCCTGGTCGAAGCCGGGCCCGATTCCTTTCTCACCGAAAAATCCTGGGGCAGCGATTTCGTGCGCGCGCTTGGCCTCGGCGATCAGCTCATTGGCTCCAATGATCCCGACCGCATCACTTACATCCTGGTCAAAGGCCGGCTGGTGCCCATTCCCGACGGCCTGATGTTCATGGTGCCGACCAGGATCGCGCCCATCCTCTCCACGCCGCTGTTTTCCTGGCGCGCCAAGCTGCGCTTCGCACGCGAGTATTTTCAAGAACCGCATTCGGGTGGCCCACCCTTGTCCCACCCGGGGTTGGCGGGACAGGGTGGGGAAGTTCCTGACGAAACCGTCGCCGAGATGGTCGAGCGACACTTCGGCCCCGAGATGGTCGAGCGCCTGGCCGACCCACTGCTGGCCGGGGTTTACGGCGGATCGGCCGCCGACCTCAGCGCCGCCGCTGTGCTTCCACGCTTTGTCGAGATGGAGCAGCGCTACGGCTCGCTCAGCCGCGGCATGTTGCAGGCCCGCAAGCAACGCGAAAAGGTGGCCAGTACCGGCCAGGGCAGCGCGCGCGCTGCACCGCGTCCGCTGTTTACCTCGCTGAAGGGCGGCATGCAGCAACTGGTGGACGCCATCGTGCCGCAGCTGGCGCCGGGCGCCGCGCGTATCGGGAATCGAGTCGTCGCCGTCGGGCGCTCCCGCGGCAAGTGGATGGTCGCGCCCGAGCAGGGCTCGCCCGAGGAATTCGACGCCGTCATCATGGCGCTGCCTGCCAACGCCGCCGGGCGCCTGCTGCAAAAAATCAGCGAGCCGCTCAGCGAGGAGTTGCAGCGCATCCCCTACAGCTCCTCGATCGTGGTTGTCTGCGGCTACGACAAGCGCGATCTCGCCTCCGTGCCTCCGGGTTTCGGATTTCTCGTGCCCCGCAGCGAGCGCCGACGCATCCTCGCCTGCACTTTCGTGCATGTGAAATTTCCGCATCGCGCCCCGCCCGACCGCGGACTGGTGCGCTGCTTCATCGGCGGCTGGGGCAACGAGTCGGTGCTCAACCTTCCCGACGGCGAAATCCTGGCCGCCGTCCGCAAGGACCTGCGCGAGATCGTCGGCATGACCGCCATTCCGCGCTTTGCCCGCGTCTATCGCTGGCGTGGCGCCATGGCCCAGTACGTTCGCGGCCACCTGGCCCGCGTGCGGCGTATCGAGGAATTGCGCGCTACCATCCCGGGCCTGCAATTGGCGGGCAACGCCTATCGCGGCATCGGCGTTCCCGACTGCATCGCGAGTGGCCAGGCGGCAGCGAAACATCTTCTGACGAACTCCTGA